The following are encoded together in the Brassica napus cultivar Da-Ae chromosome A9, Da-Ae, whole genome shotgun sequence genome:
- the LOC106420176 gene encoding probable elongation factor 1-gamma 1: MALVLHTYKGNKNADKALIAAEYVGVKIDVPSDFAMGVTNKTPEFLKMNPMGKVPVLETPEGPVFESNAIARYVSRLNGENSLNGSSLIEYAHVEQWSDFSTLEIYGNILKWFGPRMGFMPYSAPGEEAAISALKRGLDALNTHLTSNTYLVGHSITLADIITVCNLNLGFATVMTKSFTSAFPHVERYFWTVINQPNFKKVVGDVKQTEAVPPIKKAGQPAKPKEEPKKKAAPAAEAPKVVEEEEEAPKPKAKNPLDLLPPSPMVLDEWKRLYSNTKSNFREVAIKGFWDMYDPEGYSLWFCDYKYNDENMVSFVTLNKVGGFLQRMDLARKYAFGKMLICGSEAPFKVKGLWLFRGPEIPKFIMDEVYDMELYEWTKADISDEAQKERVSQMIEDAEPFEGEALLDAKCFK, from the exons ATGGCTTTG GTGTTGCACACGTACAAGGGAAACAAAAATGCTGACAAGGCACTCATTGCCGCGGAGTACGTTGGTGTGAAGATCGATGTGCCTTCTGACTTTGCGATGGGTGTCACCAACAAGACCCCAGAGTTCCTCAAGATGAACCCTATGGGAAAG GTTCCGGTACTTGAGACTCCCGAGGGTCCTGTATTTGAGAGCAACGCCATTGCCCGTTATG TAAGCAGATTGAACGGTGAGAACTCCTTGAACGGTTCCTCTCTGATCGAATAC GCACATGTTGAGCAATGGAGCGACTTCTCCACATTGGAGATTTATGGAAACATCTTGAAGTGGTTCGGCCCAAGGATGGGCTTTATGCCATACAGTGCACCT GGTGAGGAAGCTGCCATCTCTGCGTTGAAAAGAGGACTTGATGCCCTGAACACTCATCTCACTTCCAACACTTACCTTGTTGGACACTCTATCACCCTCGCTGACATCATCACTGTCTGCAACTTGAACCTGGGCTTTGCTACTGTCATGACCAAGAGCTTTACCTCTGCATTCCCTCATGTCGAGAGATACTTTTGGACCGTGATCAACCAACCAAACTTTAAGAAGGTGGTGGGTGATGTCAAACAGACTGAAGCTGTCCCCCCTATCAAGAAAGCCGGGCAGCCTGCAAAGCCCAAGGAGGAGCCTAAGAAAAAGGCTGCCCCTGCAGCAGAGGCACCTAAGGTtgttgaagaggaagaagaggcgCCAAAGCCCAAGGCAAAGAACCCTCTTGACTTGCTACCACCAAGCCCAATGGTTCTCGATGAGTGGAAGAGGCTTTACTCCAACACCAAATCTAACTTCCGTGAGGTTGCTATCAAAG GATTCTGGGACATGTACGACCCAGAGGGATACTCACTATGGTTCTGTGACTACAAGTACAACGACGAGAACATGGTGTCCTTTGTCACGCTCAACAAGGTTGGTGGGTTCCTTCAGCGCATGGACTTGGCACGTAAATACGCTTTTGGAAAGATGCTGATTTGCGGGTCAGAGGCTCCGTTTAAGGTGAAGGGTCTGTGGTTGTTCAGAGGACCAGAGATCCCAAAGTTCATAATGGACGAAGTGTACGACATGGAGCTGTACGAGTGGACCAAGGCTGACATCTCTGACGAAGCCCAGAAGGAACGTGTTAGCCAGATGATCGAAGACGCAGAGCCATTTGAAGGTGAAGCACTCTTGGACGCCAAGTGCTTCAAGTGA